Proteins co-encoded in one Brassica oleracea var. oleracea cultivar TO1000 chromosome C4, BOL, whole genome shotgun sequence genomic window:
- the LOC106337981 gene encoding LOW QUALITY PROTEIN: putative pectinesterase 14 (The sequence of the model RefSeq protein was modified relative to this genomic sequence to represent the inferred CDS: inserted 1 base in 1 codon), protein MYSFSFSLSSSKIKTLFTLDKAFLSLFIMSTFIFFFVLLSMISPSQQTFYHGQDDHNPPNCDHFSNFTTNGYLVFKVSSKGCGDFTKVQDAIDAITPSSQVKNLILIDFGIYMERVLVPSNKMNIVMQGMGYLTTSIEWNNTAASSNGTFSSFSVGIFGDSFKAFNISFKNNAPAPNPGAKDEQGLSLRVSGDKVAFFGCGFYGNQDTLLDQQGRHFFKECFIEGSIDFIFGNARSLYQDCIIHSVAKENTLGCITANGKEAINNQTGFSFVNCVVXSSKVWLGRAWRPYSTVVFSRTCMSRVVSLDGWNDMGNPTSQRAVYYGEHRCYGPGANHSQRVPYAKKLSDVEAAPFTSIKFIDGDQWL, encoded by the exons ATGTATTCTTTCTCTTTCTCGTTGTCATCTTCAAAAATCAAAACTCTCTTCACACTTGACAAAGCATTTCTCTCCTTGTTCATCATGTCTACCTTCATCTTCTTCTTTGTCCTTTTGTCAATGATCTCTCCATCTCAACAAACATTCTACCATGGACAAGATGATCACAATCCTCCCAATTGTGATCACTTCTCAAACTTCACAACAAATGGATACCTTGTCTTCAAGGTATCCTCCAAAGGCTGTGGAGATTTTACCAAAGTTCAAGATGCCATAGATGCCATTACTCCATCAAGCCAAGTCAAAAATCTCATCCTAATTGACTTTGGAATCTACAT GGAAAGAGTCCTTGTTCCTTCAAACAAGATGAACATTGTGATGCAAGGAATGGGCTACTTAACCACATCCATTGAGTGGAACAACACAGCAGCCTCTTCCAATGGGACATTTAGTAGCTTTTCTGTTGGAATATTTGGAGATTCTTTCAAAGCATTCAACATAAGCTTCAAG AACAATGCTCCAGCACCAAATCCTGGTGCAAAGGATGAACAAGGTCTTTCTCTAAGGGTTAGCGGAGACAAAGTTGCCTTCTTTGGTTGTGGTTTCTATGGGAACCAAGACACACTTCTAGACCAGCAAGGAAGACACTTTTTCAAAGAATGCTTCATTGAAGGATCCATAGACTTCATCTTTGGCAATGCAAGGTCTCTTTACCAG GATTGCATAATTCACTCTGTTGCAAAGGAAAATACATTGGGGTGTATTACAGCAAATGGGAAGGAAGCAATCAACAACCAAACAGGATTTTCTTTTGTGAATTGTGTGG AAAGTAGCAAAGTCTGGTTGGGACGTGCATGGAGGCCTTATTCCACAGTTGTCTTCTCCAGGACATGCATGTCCCGAGTTGTGTCTCTTGATGGTTGGAATGACATGGGAAATCCTACAAGCCAAAG GGCAGTTTACTATGGAGAACACCGGTGCTATGGACCTGGAGCGAATCACAGTCAAAGGGTTCCCTATGCGAAGAAACTCAGTGATGTTGAAGCCGCCCCTTTCACCAGCATCAAGTTTATTGATGGCGACCAATGGCTCTAG